A region from the uncultured Holophaga sp. genome encodes:
- a CDS encoding pullulanase-associated domain-containing protein, whose protein sequence is MRIKSLLLKVLAVAALALASTLPALATPPEGYIEINYHRADGNYDGWGAHLWKDPNMPLPDVEWTSPMMPTGKSDFGVYWHVKADEFGAKIHVNYIIHKGDIKEQGGKDMAFDGRQYKAIWVLNGDRRIYYSLEDAQKAMPAAPAK, encoded by the coding sequence ATGCGCATCAAGTCCCTCCTCCTCAAGGTCCTCGCGGTTGCGGCCCTGGCGCTGGCCTCCACGCTTCCCGCCCTGGCCACCCCCCCCGAGGGCTATATCGAGATCAACTACCACCGGGCCGACGGCAACTACGACGGCTGGGGCGCCCACCTCTGGAAGGACCCGAACATGCCCCTGCCGGATGTGGAGTGGACCAGCCCGATGATGCCCACGGGCAAGTCGGACTTCGGCGTCTACTGGCACGTGAAGGCCGACGAGTTCGGCGCCAAGATCCACGTCAACTACATCATCCACAAGGGCGACATCAAGGAGCAGGGCGGCAAGGACATGGCCTTTGACGGTCGCCAGTACAAGGCCATCTGGGTCCTGAACGGGGACCGCAGGATCTACTACTCCCTGGAGGACGCCCAGAAGGCCATGCCTGCCGCGCCCGCCAAGTGA
- a CDS encoding alpha-amylase family glycosyl hydrolase, whose product MHSPEPENHPNPSTDNRPEADCEWWKGAAIYQVYPRSYQDTNGDGIGDLPGITRRLPHIADLGMDAIWISPFFRSPMKDFGYDISDYRGVDPIFGDLSDFDHLVAEAHRLGLRVLIDQVLSHTSDEHPWFKESRSQRENARSDWYVWADPQPDGTPPNNWQSVFGGSAWAWEPRRRQYYLHNFLVSQPDLNFHHTPVQDQLLEEVRFWLERGVDGFRFDACNFHFHDRRLRNNPPAPTSVDLSTVRAGNPYGFQVHKHDKTQPENLMFLKRLRRLMDAYGAVSVGEVGDEDSLATMAQYTADGDKLHMAYGFKLLTDDFSAGRIREVVHDFERRIRARGGWGCWSFSNHDCVRVVTRWGRGEAGSPELPKVLLAVLGTLRGSFCVYQGEELGLPEAEVPFDRLTDPYGIAFWPDFKGRDGCRTPMPWTSHPPFAGFSTVEPWLPIPHAHFPLAVSVQEGDPGSPLLFLRQFLAWRRTLPALRNGAIRFPRLEEPLLAVERASDDQRLLAVFNLGAFPARYTLPAALTPIHGHGLGEGERHGHHLVLPPWGGFFGLLG is encoded by the coding sequence ATGCACTCACCAGAACCTGAGAATCATCCCAATCCATCGACCGATAACCGACCTGAAGCCGATTGCGAGTGGTGGAAGGGTGCCGCCATCTACCAGGTTTACCCCCGGAGTTACCAGGACACCAATGGGGACGGCATCGGGGACCTGCCCGGGATCACCCGCCGCCTGCCCCACATCGCGGACCTGGGGATGGACGCCATCTGGATCTCCCCTTTCTTCCGGAGCCCCATGAAGGACTTCGGCTACGACATCTCGGACTACCGGGGGGTGGATCCGATCTTCGGTGACCTGTCCGACTTCGACCATCTGGTGGCGGAGGCCCACCGCCTCGGACTCCGGGTCCTCATCGACCAAGTGCTCTCCCACACCTCCGACGAGCATCCCTGGTTCAAGGAGAGCCGGTCCCAGCGAGAGAACGCACGCTCGGACTGGTACGTCTGGGCGGATCCCCAGCCCGACGGCACACCACCGAACAACTGGCAGAGCGTCTTCGGCGGCTCGGCCTGGGCCTGGGAGCCGCGTCGTCGCCAGTATTACCTGCACAACTTCCTTGTCTCCCAGCCCGACCTCAACTTCCACCACACCCCAGTCCAGGATCAGCTTCTGGAGGAGGTCCGCTTCTGGCTGGAGCGGGGCGTGGACGGTTTCAGGTTCGACGCCTGCAACTTCCACTTCCATGACCGCCGTTTGCGCAACAACCCGCCCGCCCCCACTTCGGTGGATCTCTCTACGGTCAGGGCGGGCAACCCCTACGGCTTCCAGGTCCACAAGCACGACAAGACCCAGCCCGAGAACCTGATGTTCCTCAAGCGCCTCCGGCGGCTCATGGACGCGTACGGGGCGGTGAGCGTGGGCGAAGTGGGCGACGAGGACTCGCTGGCGACGATGGCCCAGTACACGGCTGATGGCGACAAGCTGCACATGGCCTACGGGTTCAAGCTGCTCACGGACGACTTCAGCGCCGGACGGATCCGGGAGGTGGTCCACGACTTCGAGCGCAGGATCCGGGCCCGGGGCGGATGGGGCTGCTGGTCCTTCTCCAATCATGACTGTGTCCGGGTGGTGACCCGGTGGGGACGGGGCGAGGCGGGGTCGCCGGAACTCCCCAAGGTCCTGCTGGCCGTCCTGGGCACCCTCCGGGGCAGCTTCTGCGTCTATCAGGGCGAGGAGCTCGGGCTTCCGGAGGCCGAGGTCCCCTTCGATCGACTCACGGACCCATACGGCATCGCCTTCTGGCCTGATTTCAAGGGCCGGGACGGCTGCCGTACACCCATGCCCTGGACCTCCCACCCCCCCTTCGCCGGGTTCTCCACGGTCGAACCCTGGCTGCCCATCCCCCACGCCCACTTCCCGCTGGCGGTTTCCGTCCAGGAGGGGGATCCGGGGTCGCCCCTCCTGTTCCTCCGGCAGTTCCTTGCTTGGCGCCGCACCCTCCCGGCCCTGCGCAACGGGGCCATCCGCTTCCCCAGGCTCGAAGAGCCCCTGCTGGCCGTGGAGCGCGCCTCCGATGACCAGAGGCTTCTGGCGGTCTTCAACCTGGGTGCCTTTCCGGCGAGGTACACCCTCCCCGCGGCCCTCACCCCCATACACGGGCACGGGCTGGGCGAGGGTGAACGCCACGGCCATCACCTCGTCCTCCCGCCCTGGGGAGGCTTCTTCGGGCTCCTGGGGTGA
- the malF gene encoding maltose ABC transporter permease MalF produces MPIPQPVKRLMGPALLGVVTLAALFLVTVVYAVGETLLAGTLLVIVALAIWIYSTQKTYAYRYLFPGVAAALVFVVFPMVYTVVMGFTNYSSRNLLDFPKATQYLLDETVRAEGSTYTFSVHPDGGRFRARLENQDSGAVFLTGPFAMPGPSPLTLKAEPPEQSRFKPGDPVDLRDVIANEKFLKGLVVVLPDGTHLGMTGLSEYAATAPLYQRSADGSLKNTQDGTVLKPNFRTGFYETAGGDKMEPGFRVGVGWDNYRAIFTESRFREPFLRIFGWTLAFSLLTVFFATSLGMVLAVLLSWESLRFRSVYRLLLFLPYAVPGFISILVFKGLFNNNFGEINLILGSLFGIKPTWFSDPFLAKAMILIVNTWLGFPYMMLVCMGLIKAIPVDLYEASAVAGAGPLTNFFRITLPLILKPLTPLLISSFAFNFNNFVLISLLTGGRPDFADATIPAGTTDILVSYTYRIAFQDSGQQFGLAAAISTVIFLMVAVISLIQVRYTKIAQDERR; encoded by the coding sequence ATGCCGATCCCTCAGCCCGTCAAGCGCCTCATGGGTCCCGCCCTTCTCGGGGTGGTGACCCTGGCGGCGCTCTTCCTGGTGACCGTCGTCTATGCCGTGGGCGAGACGCTCCTGGCGGGGACGCTTCTGGTGATCGTGGCCTTGGCTATCTGGATCTATAGCACCCAGAAAACTTATGCCTACCGCTACCTCTTTCCCGGGGTGGCGGCCGCCCTGGTCTTCGTGGTGTTCCCCATGGTCTACACCGTGGTCATGGGGTTCACCAACTACAGCTCCCGGAACCTCCTGGACTTCCCCAAGGCGACCCAGTATCTGCTGGACGAGACCGTGCGCGCCGAAGGGTCCACCTACACCTTCTCGGTGCACCCTGACGGGGGCCGGTTCCGGGCCCGATTGGAGAACCAGGACAGCGGCGCGGTCTTCCTGACGGGTCCCTTTGCCATGCCAGGTCCCTCCCCGCTGACCCTCAAGGCCGAACCCCCCGAGCAGTCCCGGTTCAAGCCAGGGGACCCGGTGGATCTCCGGGATGTCATCGCCAACGAGAAGTTTCTGAAGGGCCTGGTTGTCGTCCTCCCCGATGGCACCCACCTGGGCATGACGGGCCTGAGCGAGTACGCTGCGACGGCCCCACTCTACCAGCGGAGTGCAGACGGGAGCCTGAAGAACACCCAGGATGGGACTGTCCTCAAACCCAACTTCCGGACCGGGTTCTACGAAACCGCCGGGGGCGACAAGATGGAGCCCGGCTTCCGGGTGGGGGTGGGCTGGGACAACTACAGGGCCATTTTCACGGAGAGCCGCTTCCGGGAGCCCTTCCTGCGGATCTTCGGGTGGACCCTGGCCTTCTCACTCCTGACGGTCTTCTTCGCGACCTCACTGGGGATGGTGCTCGCGGTGCTCCTGAGCTGGGAGTCGCTCCGCTTCCGGAGTGTCTACCGTCTGCTGCTCTTCCTGCCCTACGCCGTCCCGGGCTTCATCTCCATCCTGGTCTTCAAGGGGCTCTTCAACAACAACTTCGGCGAGATCAACCTCATCCTGGGATCCCTCTTCGGGATCAAGCCCACCTGGTTTTCGGATCCCTTCCTGGCCAAGGCGATGATTCTGATTGTCAATACATGGTTGGGCTTCCCGTACATGATGCTGGTCTGCATGGGTCTCATCAAGGCGATCCCGGTGGACCTCTACGAGGCCTCTGCCGTGGCCGGGGCCGGACCGCTCACCAATTTCTTCCGCATCACGCTGCCCCTGATCCTGAAGCCCCTGACCCCACTGCTCATCTCTTCCTTCGCCTTCAATTTCAACAACTTCGTGCTCATCTCCCTGCTGACGGGTGGGCGGCCGGACTTCGCCGACGCCACGATCCCCGCCGGGACCACGGACATCCTGGTGTCGTACACCTACCGCATCGCCTTCCAGGACTCGGGTCAGCAGTTCGGCCTGGCGGCCGCCATCTCGACGGTGATCTTTCTCATGGTGGCGGTGATCTCGCTCATCCAGGTGCGCTACACGAAGATCGCTCAAGATGAGAGGAGGTAG
- the ugpC gene encoding sn-glycerol-3-phosphate ABC transporter ATP-binding protein UgpC, whose protein sequence is MGDLQIKSLRKDYGDVRVLQGLDLEIADGEFIVFVGPSGCGKSTLLRCIAGLEDITAGALYISGQKVNEVPPSKRGIAMVFQSYALYPHMTVAENMAFGLKLAGYPKQEIRNAVHRAAQILQIESLLDRKPKALSGGQRQRVAIGRAIVRKPAVFLFDEPLSNLDAALRVQMRVELSRLHADLGTTMIYVTHDQVEAMTLANRIVVINLGRIEQVGSPLELYHEPANLFVAGFIGSPRMNFIECTLVSASASSATVRLAEGTTVEVASDARGIEPGSPLTLGIRPEHIQAARSADDGALAGRVQVAEHLGDTTFLYIATLGCPETLTVKAQPENPLQTGDEAHLSFPAQRSYLFDAVGRTLPRA, encoded by the coding sequence ATGGGCGATCTTCAGATCAAGTCGTTGCGCAAGGATTACGGGGATGTCCGGGTGCTCCAGGGGCTGGACCTGGAGATCGCCGACGGCGAATTCATCGTCTTCGTCGGGCCCTCGGGCTGCGGCAAGTCGACCCTCCTGCGCTGCATCGCGGGGCTGGAGGATATCACCGCAGGCGCTCTCTACATCAGCGGCCAGAAGGTCAACGAGGTACCCCCCTCCAAAAGGGGCATCGCCATGGTCTTCCAGAGCTACGCCCTATACCCCCACATGACTGTGGCGGAGAACATGGCCTTTGGCCTGAAGCTCGCCGGATACCCCAAGCAGGAAATCCGCAATGCGGTCCACCGGGCCGCCCAGATCCTGCAGATCGAGTCCCTGCTGGACCGCAAGCCCAAAGCTCTTTCCGGGGGGCAGCGTCAGCGGGTGGCCATTGGCCGGGCCATCGTGCGCAAGCCGGCGGTCTTCCTCTTCGACGAGCCGCTCTCCAACCTGGATGCGGCCCTGCGGGTGCAGATGCGGGTGGAGCTCTCCAGGCTCCACGCCGATCTCGGCACCACGATGATCTATGTGACCCACGACCAGGTGGAGGCCATGACCCTCGCGAACCGCATCGTGGTCATCAACCTCGGACGCATCGAGCAGGTGGGCTCGCCCCTGGAGCTCTACCATGAGCCCGCCAACCTCTTTGTGGCGGGCTTCATCGGTTCCCCCCGGATGAACTTCATCGAGTGCACCCTGGTATCGGCCAGCGCAAGCTCCGCAACCGTGCGCCTGGCTGAAGGGACTACGGTGGAAGTGGCCTCTGACGCCCGCGGGATCGAGCCCGGGTCGCCCCTGACACTGGGGATCCGACCTGAGCACATCCAAGCAGCCCGGTCCGCGGACGATGGCGCCCTGGCCGGGCGGGTCCAGGTGGCCGAGCACCTGGGCGACACCACCTTCCTCTACATCGCGACCCTGGGCTGCCCGGAGACTCTGACCGTCAAGGCGCAGCCTGAGAACCCTCTCCAGACCGGGGATGAGGCGCATCTCTCCTTCCCGGCACAGCGGAGCTATCTCTTCGATGCCGTCGGCAGGACACTGCCCCGGGCCTGA
- the malE gene encoding maltose/maltodextrin ABC transporter substrate-binding protein MalE, with translation MGNRNSILRWTTAAALVIVGSMAGLLRASDTTLLVWINGDKGYNGLQKVGNEFTKKTGVKVVVEHPEDAPGKFQQAAAEGKGPDIWIWAHDRVGEWKASGLLQEVNPSKKVKDGIDPLAWKAFTIGGKTWGYPISIEAIGLIYNKALVKTPPKTFEEIFALDKKLQGQGKHAILWDYNNTYFTFPLLAANGGYAFKQRPDGSYDPKDVGVNNPGAVKGAEMLNRLIKEGVMPKGAGYADMEAGMAEGKVAMMISGPWAWENVEKAKIHYGVAKLPSVGGKKAVPFVGVIGAMIPKASKQPALAKEFIENYMLSVQGLKTINADVPLGTPANKAFYQQLKSDPRIQATMASAQDGVVMPNNPEMGRFWSAMLSALGNMTEGRKSPKDAMDAAAKRILAK, from the coding sequence ATGGGCAATCGCAACAGCATTCTCAGGTGGACCACCGCCGCGGCTCTCGTCATCGTGGGCTCCATGGCTGGCCTCCTCCGGGCCTCCGACACGACCCTCCTGGTCTGGATCAACGGCGATAAGGGCTACAACGGCCTGCAGAAGGTCGGCAACGAATTCACCAAGAAGACCGGCGTGAAGGTCGTGGTGGAGCACCCCGAGGACGCCCCCGGCAAGTTCCAGCAGGCAGCAGCCGAGGGCAAGGGCCCCGACATCTGGATCTGGGCCCACGACCGCGTGGGCGAGTGGAAGGCCAGCGGGCTCCTCCAGGAGGTCAATCCCAGCAAGAAGGTGAAGGACGGCATCGACCCCTTGGCCTGGAAGGCCTTCACCATCGGCGGCAAGACCTGGGGCTACCCCATCTCCATCGAGGCCATCGGCCTGATCTACAACAAGGCCCTGGTGAAGACCCCGCCCAAGACCTTCGAGGAGATCTTCGCCCTGGACAAGAAGCTCCAGGGACAGGGAAAGCACGCCATCCTCTGGGACTACAACAACACCTACTTCACCTTCCCGCTGCTGGCCGCCAACGGCGGCTATGCCTTCAAGCAGCGGCCGGACGGATCCTACGACCCCAAGGATGTGGGCGTGAACAACCCCGGAGCCGTGAAGGGCGCCGAGATGCTCAACCGCCTCATCAAAGAGGGCGTCATGCCGAAGGGCGCGGGCTACGCTGACATGGAAGCCGGCATGGCTGAAGGCAAGGTCGCCATGATGATCAGCGGTCCCTGGGCCTGGGAGAACGTCGAGAAGGCCAAGATCCACTACGGTGTGGCCAAGCTGCCCTCCGTCGGTGGGAAGAAGGCTGTGCCCTTCGTGGGCGTCATCGGGGCCATGATTCCCAAGGCCAGCAAGCAGCCGGCCCTGGCCAAGGAGTTCATCGAGAACTACATGCTCAGCGTGCAGGGACTGAAGACCATCAACGCCGATGTGCCCCTGGGCACCCCGGCCAACAAGGCCTTCTACCAGCAGCTCAAGAGCGATCCCCGTATCCAGGCCACCATGGCCAGTGCCCAGGATGGCGTCGTCATGCCCAATAACCCGGAGATGGGCCGCTTCTGGTCCGCCATGCTCTCCGCCCTGGGCAACATGACCGAGGGCCGGAAGAGCCCCAAGGATGCCATGGACGCCGCCGCCAAGCGGATCCTCGCCAAGTAG
- a CDS encoding alpha-amylase family glycosyl hydrolase produces the protein MTLRKSLALLLGAAALSLCAGQPASFADNPILYFVLTDRFQNGDPGNDHSYGRQREATPQADVGTFHGGDLKGLTQKLKEGWFTKLGVNALWISAPYEQIHGWVVGGNGEFKHYAYHGYYALDYTMVDKNMGTPEDLREMVDTAHSLGIRVLFDIVMNHPGYLSLQDASEFHIDVLWPGWEKATLRNYHSYIDYNNFNFGDWWGRDWVRAGLPGYLDGGTDDFTSQIFYLPDFRTESKAFVKLPKFLRNKPGTRAVDLPDTTVRGYLIRWLTDWVREYGIDGFRADTVKHVEPEAWAELKKAAVSALADWKTRNPGKKIDDAPFWMVGEYWGAGPEKHKMLNYGFDAMINFDFQRSLEDVTDLEGLYARYAKAQAGQAPHMLNYLSSHDTRLFDRSQLVGGGSALLLAPGAVQIFYGDETARPEGPVPKTDRQQGTRSDMNWTRMDEKVLAHWRKLGTFRARHPALARGEHQRLAKAPYTFSRVDAASGDRVVVSLGPQGEVSIPVAPVFPDGTTLQDAYTGQKVQVTGGSVKLRAAGCVLLEPAESR, from the coding sequence GTGACCCTCCGGAAATCCCTGGCCCTGCTGCTCGGGGCCGCCGCCCTCTCCCTCTGCGCCGGCCAGCCCGCCAGCTTTGCCGACAATCCCATCCTCTATTTCGTCCTGACGGACCGCTTCCAGAACGGCGACCCGGGCAACGACCACAGTTACGGACGTCAGCGCGAGGCCACGCCCCAGGCCGATGTGGGCACCTTCCACGGCGGGGATCTCAAAGGGCTCACCCAGAAGCTCAAGGAGGGATGGTTCACCAAGCTGGGGGTCAACGCCCTCTGGATCTCGGCTCCCTACGAGCAGATCCACGGCTGGGTCGTGGGCGGCAACGGCGAGTTCAAGCACTACGCCTATCACGGCTACTACGCCCTGGACTACACGATGGTGGACAAGAACATGGGCACACCCGAAGACCTGCGGGAGATGGTGGACACGGCCCACAGCCTGGGGATCCGGGTGCTCTTCGACATCGTCATGAACCACCCCGGCTACCTGTCCCTCCAGGATGCCAGCGAGTTCCACATCGACGTTCTCTGGCCCGGTTGGGAAAAGGCGACTCTGAGGAACTATCACAGTTACATCGACTACAACAACTTCAACTTCGGCGACTGGTGGGGCCGGGACTGGGTCCGGGCGGGTCTGCCCGGCTACCTCGACGGGGGGACGGACGACTTCACTTCCCAGATCTTCTACCTTCCGGATTTCCGCACCGAGAGCAAGGCCTTCGTGAAGCTTCCCAAGTTCCTCAGGAACAAACCGGGCACCCGGGCCGTGGACCTGCCGGACACGACGGTGCGTGGCTACCTGATCCGCTGGCTGACGGACTGGGTTCGGGAATACGGTATCGACGGTTTCCGTGCGGACACCGTCAAGCACGTGGAGCCTGAGGCCTGGGCGGAACTCAAGAAGGCAGCGGTGTCCGCCCTGGCGGACTGGAAGACCCGGAACCCAGGCAAGAAGATTGACGACGCCCCTTTCTGGATGGTGGGCGAATACTGGGGTGCGGGGCCTGAGAAGCACAAGATGCTCAACTACGGCTTCGACGCCATGATCAACTTCGACTTCCAGCGGAGCCTGGAGGATGTGACGGACCTGGAGGGACTCTACGCCCGCTACGCCAAGGCCCAGGCCGGGCAGGCGCCCCACATGCTGAACTACCTCAGCTCCCACGACACCCGGCTCTTCGACCGCTCCCAGCTGGTGGGCGGAGGCTCCGCCCTGCTTCTGGCTCCGGGCGCCGTCCAGATCTTCTACGGGGATGAAACGGCGCGTCCCGAGGGCCCCGTGCCGAAGACCGACCGCCAGCAAGGCACCCGCTCCGACATGAACTGGACCCGCATGGATGAGAAGGTCCTGGCCCACTGGCGCAAGCTGGGTACCTTCCGCGCCCGTCACCCGGCCCTGGCCCGGGGCGAGCACCAGCGTCTGGCCAAGGCCCCCTATACCTTCAGCCGCGTGGACGCCGCCTCTGGAGATCGGGTGGTGGTCTCCCTGGGCCCCCAGGGCGAGGTGAGCATCCCCGTCGCACCGGTCTTTCCGGACGGAACAACCCTGCAGGACGCCTACACCGGCCAGAAAGTCCAGGTCACGGGCGGATCCGTCAAGCTCCGGGCTGCAGGCTGCGTCCTCCTTGAACCTGCCGAATCCCGCTGA
- a CDS encoding carbohydrate porin, with product MKCKQLIQAALPMALICGSLPAQDVVEIHGYTRAGVGASSKGGEQVTFYMAGTGDSPTGGPGYRLGNETDNYLELAVDVRAYDRDDTTFKLHFRPSFREYYNARDASADAGGNADGSMAANPNQQVWIREAWGEATGIFGNSVKAFANASIWAGRRFYMRQDLHIRDQWYWNNSGDGAGIENIDIGKGKLNYAFIQHDVGNVTWEPTGNSSVWLPVATPSGKVTIISHDLRWTGLETNHNGSLTLGIQYNQANPRKDAESSSNNNNGIQFLAQHTQSGIWGGDNKIFATYGTGSTFWNWYNPETTTDNKWWEVIDILSIQPVKTFAMQACVIYRDQKNADSSHQKWTSLGARPTYFLTKHFSVAAEVGADFFKFDSEPETRRLVKETLALQWQPQSTFWSRPSIRLFVTNAQWNSQANAWGTIGGGAFGTDNHGMTYGAQVEAWW from the coding sequence ATGAAGTGCAAGCAGCTTATCCAAGCGGCCCTTCCGATGGCCCTGATCTGTGGTTCCCTTCCGGCCCAAGACGTCGTGGAGATCCATGGCTACACCCGGGCGGGTGTGGGCGCATCCTCCAAGGGCGGTGAACAGGTGACCTTCTACATGGCCGGGACGGGCGACAGCCCCACCGGTGGCCCCGGCTACCGCCTGGGCAACGAGACGGACAACTACCTGGAACTCGCGGTGGATGTCCGGGCCTATGACAGGGACGACACCACCTTCAAGCTCCACTTCCGACCCTCCTTCCGGGAGTATTACAACGCCCGGGATGCCTCGGCCGATGCCGGGGGCAATGCCGACGGCTCCATGGCAGCCAACCCGAACCAACAGGTCTGGATCCGGGAGGCCTGGGGTGAGGCCACCGGTATCTTCGGCAACAGCGTCAAGGCCTTCGCCAACGCCAGCATCTGGGCGGGCCGCCGCTTCTACATGCGGCAGGACCTCCACATCCGCGACCAGTGGTACTGGAACAACAGCGGGGATGGTGCCGGCATCGAGAACATCGATATCGGCAAGGGCAAGCTCAACTACGCCTTCATCCAGCATGATGTGGGCAATGTGACCTGGGAGCCTACGGGCAACAGCAGCGTCTGGCTGCCCGTGGCGACCCCCTCCGGCAAGGTGACGATCATCTCCCATGACCTGCGCTGGACGGGCCTCGAGACAAATCACAACGGCTCCCTGACCCTCGGCATCCAGTACAACCAGGCCAACCCGAGGAAGGATGCCGAGAGCAGCAGCAACAACAACAACGGCATCCAGTTCCTGGCCCAGCACACCCAGTCCGGCATCTGGGGCGGCGACAACAAGATCTTCGCCACCTACGGCACCGGCTCCACCTTCTGGAACTGGTACAACCCGGAGACCACCACGGACAACAAGTGGTGGGAAGTGATCGACATCCTCTCCATTCAGCCTGTCAAGACCTTTGCCATGCAGGCCTGTGTCATCTACCGCGACCAGAAGAATGCCGACAGCTCCCATCAGAAGTGGACCTCGCTGGGAGCCCGGCCGACGTATTTCCTGACCAAGCACTTCAGTGTCGCTGCCGAAGTGGGTGCGGACTTCTTCAAGTTCGACAGCGAACCGGAGACCCGGCGACTCGTCAAGGAGACCCTGGCACTGCAGTGGCAGCCCCAGTCGACCTTCTGGTCCAGGCCCTCGATCCGGCTCTTCGTCACCAATGCCCAGTGGAACTCCCAGGCCAACGCCTGGGGCACCATCGGAGGCGGTGCCTTCGGCACGGACAACCATGGCATGACCTACGGGGCCCAGGTTGAGGCCTGGTGGTAG
- the malG gene encoding maltose ABC transporter permease MalG, which translates to MSIVISKQQRWRVLAAHLFLIVLCAMVLFPFLLTVSISLRPGNFATGSVIPQTISLEHWRFALGLPVPGPDGTLVKPDLPVLLWLWNSVKVALASGCIALFLSTTAAYAFARLRFPGKKLALTGLMLMQMFPTVLALVAIHAIFSRIGRAFPLFGIDSLWSVVLAYSGGIALHIWTIKGFYETIPAEIEDAAKVDGATPWQAFWRVLLPMALPILMVVFLLAFIGAIIEYPVASILLYQQKNLTLAVGSKMFLYEQKYLWGDFAAAAILSGLPITLVFVLAQKWMISGLTSGGTKG; encoded by the coding sequence GTGTCCATCGTCATCAGCAAGCAGCAGCGCTGGCGGGTCCTGGCGGCCCACCTCTTCCTCATCGTGCTCTGCGCGATGGTGCTCTTCCCCTTTCTGCTGACGGTCTCCATCTCCCTGCGTCCCGGTAACTTCGCCACGGGGTCGGTGATTCCCCAGACCATCAGCCTGGAACACTGGCGCTTCGCGCTCGGGCTTCCGGTCCCCGGTCCCGATGGGACCCTGGTCAAGCCCGACCTGCCGGTGCTGCTCTGGCTTTGGAACTCGGTGAAGGTGGCCCTGGCCTCGGGCTGCATCGCCCTCTTCCTCTCCACCACAGCGGCCTATGCCTTCGCCCGCCTGCGCTTTCCCGGCAAGAAGCTGGCCCTCACGGGGCTGATGCTCATGCAGATGTTCCCCACGGTGTTGGCCCTAGTGGCCATCCACGCCATTTTCAGCCGGATCGGTCGCGCCTTCCCCCTCTTCGGGATCGATAGCCTCTGGTCCGTGGTTCTGGCCTATTCCGGGGGCATCGCCCTGCACATCTGGACTATCAAAGGCTTCTACGAGACCATCCCCGCCGAGATCGAGGATGCCGCCAAGGTCGATGGCGCCACCCCTTGGCAGGCCTTCTGGCGGGTGCTCCTGCCCATGGCTCTGCCCATCCTGATGGTGGTGTTCCTGCTGGCCTTCATCGGGGCCATCATCGAGTACCCCGTCGCCTCCATCCTGCTCTACCAGCAGAAGAACCTGACCCTGGCCGTGGGCTCCAAGATGTTCCTCTACGAGCAGAAATACCTCTGGGGTGACTTTGCGGCCGCGGCCATCCTGTCCGGGCTCCCCATCACCCTGGTCTTCGTGCTGGCCCAGAAGTGGATGATCTCCGGACTCACCTCCGGGGGCACCAAGGGCTAG